A portion of the Fusobacterium nucleatum genome contains these proteins:
- the nagB gene encoding glucosamine-6-phosphate deaminase — MRFIVTGNKRAADWGAVYIVKKIKEFNPSPEKKFVLGLPTGSTPLQMYKRLIQFNKEGIISFKNVITFNMDEYVGLPKTHPQSYHYYMYNNFFNHIDIDKENVNILNGMAKNYKEECRKYEEKILEVGGIDLFLGGVGVDGHIAFNEPGSSFKSRTREKQLTEDTIIVNSRFFNNDITKVPQSALTVGVSTIMDAKEVLIMVEGNNKARALHMGIEEGINHMWTISALQLHEKAIIVADEDACAELKVATYKYYKDIEKKNYNIDKLIENLYKK, encoded by the coding sequence ATGAGATTTATCGTAACTGGCAATAAAAGAGCTGCTGACTGGGGAGCTGTTTATATTGTAAAAAAAATTAAAGAATTTAATCCTAGTCCTGAGAAAAAATTTGTTTTAGGTTTACCAACTGGTAGTACACCATTACAAATGTATAAAAGATTGATACAATTTAATAAAGAAGGAATTATTAGCTTTAAAAATGTGATCACATTTAATATGGATGAATATGTTGGACTTCCAAAAACTCATCCACAAAGTTATCACTATTATATGTACAATAATTTTTTTAATCATATTGATATAGATAAAGAAAATGTCAATATTTTAAATGGAATGGCTAAAAATTACAAAGAAGAGTGTAGGAAATATGAAGAAAAAATTTTAGAAGTTGGAGGTATAGATTTATTTTTAGGTGGTGTAGGTGTTGATGGACATATTGCTTTTAATGAACCTGGTTCATCTTTTAAATCAAGAACAAGAGAAAAACAACTTACAGAGGATACCATAATTGTCAATTCAAGATTTTTTAATAATGATATTACAAAAGTTCCTCAATCTGCTTTAACTGTTGGAGTGAGTACAATTATGGATGCAAAAGAAGTTTTAATAATGGTTGAAGGAAATAACAAGGCAAGAGCATTGCATATGGGAATAGAAGAAGGAATAAATCATATGTGGACTATATCAGCCTTACAGTTACATGAAAAAGCTATTATTGTTGCTGATGAGGATGCTTGTGCAGAACTTAAAGTTGCAACTTATAAATATTATAAAGATATTGAAAAGAAAAACTATAATATAGATAAATTAATTGAAAACTTATATAAAAAATAA
- a CDS encoding TIGR01212 family radical SAM protein (This family includes YhcC from E. coli K-12, an uncharacterized radical SAM protein.), with translation MIRKIYTLNDFLKEKFNEKIYKVSLDGGFTCPNRDGKFSKGGCIFCSENGSGDFTSGKLKSIHQQIDEQVELVSKKYKGDKYIAYFQNFTNTYADINYLRKIYEEALSHKNIVGLAIATRPDCLEDDILKLLDELNKKTFLWIELGLQTINDKVAKYFNRAYETKIYEEASQKLNKLNIKFVTHIIIGLPKEKKDDYLKTAIFSQNCGTWGLKLHLMYVVKNTPLEKLYQSGNLKVHTKEEYIEKIVNILENISPEIVIHRMTGDGNRETLVAPLWSIKKIDVLNSIHKELKKQNTYQGRLYIK, from the coding sequence ATGATAAGAAAAATTTATACATTAAATGATTTTTTAAAAGAAAAATTTAATGAAAAAATATATAAAGTTTCTCTTGATGGAGGATTTACTTGTCCTAATAGAGATGGGAAATTTTCAAAAGGAGGTTGTATATTTTGTAGTGAAAATGGAAGTGGAGATTTCACTTCTGGAAAATTAAAATCTATTCATCAGCAAATAGATGAACAGGTAGAATTAGTTTCAAAAAAATATAAAGGGGATAAATATATTGCTTACTTTCAAAACTTTACAAATACTTATGCAGATATTAATTATCTAAGAAAAATTTATGAAGAAGCCCTGTCCCATAAGAATATAGTAGGTCTTGCAATAGCAACTAGACCTGATTGTTTAGAAGATGATATTTTAAAATTATTAGATGAGCTAAATAAAAAGACTTTTCTTTGGATTGAATTAGGTTTACAAACAATAAATGATAAAGTAGCTAAATATTTTAATCGTGCCTATGAAACAAAGATTTATGAAGAAGCCTCCCAAAAATTAAACAAGTTAAATATAAAATTTGTTACACATATAATAATTGGTTTACCAAAAGAAAAAAAAGATGACTATTTAAAAACAGCTATTTTTTCACAAAATTGTGGAACTTGGGGGCTAAAACTTCATCTTATGTATGTTGTTAAAAACACTCCATTAGAAAAACTCTACCAAAGTGGAAATTTAAAAGTTCACACTAAAGAAGAATATATTGAAAAAATAGTAAATATTTTAGAAAATATTTCCCCTGAAATAGTTATTCATAGAATGACTGGAGATGGAAATAGGGAAACATTAGTTGCTCCACTATGGAGTATTAAAAAGATAGATGTTTTAAACTCAATACATAAAGAATTAAAAAAGCAAAATACTTATCAAGGAAGATTATATATTAAATAA
- a CDS encoding 2-hydroxyacyl-CoA dehydratase, translated as MNKNCKVLIPMMMDIHFDLIAGVLKNEGYDVEVLKTDHRGVIEEGLKSVHNDMCYPALLVIGQFIDALKSGKYDINNVALLITQTGGGCRASNYIYLLRKALEINGFHQVKVWSLNFEGLDKKNEFTLSFSAYFNLFYSILYGDLLMSIYHQSVAYEKNSGDSKGVLTYWKDKLISEIGTKTFKKLKENYKKIIENFLTIPKNSDKKKIRVGIVGEIYMKYSPLGNNHLTDYLEKEGVEAVNTGLLDFLLFNLYDTIFDRKIYGRKGLKYYFVKYIVRYIEKKQKEMIEVIKRYKAFIPPSPFSKVIEMTKGYLGHGVKMGEGWLLTAEMLEFIEIGVKNIVCAQPFGCLPNHIIAKGMIRKIKDNHPEANIIAVDYDPGASSVNQENRIHLMLENARMMASQGVKK; from the coding sequence ATGAACAAAAATTGTAAGGTACTCATTCCTATGATGATGGATATTCATTTTGACTTAATAGCAGGAGTATTAAAAAATGAAGGATATGACGTAGAAGTATTAAAAACAGATCATAGAGGAGTTATCGAAGAGGGATTAAAAAGTGTTCATAATGATATGTGTTACCCAGCACTTCTTGTAATTGGACAATTTATTGATGCTTTAAAAAGTGGAAAATATGATATAAACAATGTGGCATTATTAATTACACAAACAGGAGGAGGATGTCGAGCTTCTAACTATATTTATTTACTTCGTAAAGCATTGGAAATAAATGGTTTTCATCAAGTAAAAGTATGGTCTTTAAACTTTGAAGGATTGGATAAAAAAAATGAATTTACTCTTTCCTTTTCTGCTTATTTTAATCTTTTTTATAGTATTTTGTATGGGGACCTTTTGATGTCTATCTATCATCAGTCTGTAGCATATGAAAAAAATTCAGGAGATAGTAAAGGTGTTTTAACTTATTGGAAAGATAAACTAATCTCAGAAATTGGAACCAAAACTTTCAAAAAGTTAAAAGAAAATTATAAAAAAATTATAGAAAACTTCTTAACAATTCCTAAAAATTCTGATAAGAAAAAAATTAGAGTAGGAATTGTAGGAGAAATTTACATGAAATACTCTCCTTTGGGAAATAATCATTTAACAGATTATTTGGAAAAAGAAGGAGTCGAAGCAGTTAATACAGGGCTTCTTGATTTTTTATTATTTAACCTATATGATACTATTTTTGATAGAAAAATTTATGGAAGAAAAGGACTTAAATATTACTTTGTTAAATATATAGTAAGATATATAGAAAAAAAACAAAAAGAAATGATAGAAGTTATAAAACGCTATAAAGCTTTTATTCCACCCTCTCCTTTTAGTAAAGTGATAGAAATGACAAAAGGATATTTAGGACATGGAGTAAAAATGGGAGAAGGTTGGTTGCTAACGGCAGAGATGCTAGAATTTATCGAAATAGGTGTAAAAAATATTGTTTGTGCTCAACCATTTGGATGTCTACCTAATCATATTATTGCGAAAGGAATGATTAGAAAGATTAAAGATAATCATCCAGAAGCAAATATCATTGCAGTAGATTATGATCCTGGAGCAAGTTCTGTCAATCAAGAAAATAGAATTCACTTAATGTTAGAAAATGCAAGAATGATGGCAAGTCAAGGGGTAAAAAAATAA
- a CDS encoding DUF6612 family protein, with product MRNSLKKLLFVVLTVFSVIFIVACGKSKIDKKEVIEKFIAASESMKSGDMLVNMKMTQNQNGNKNNMEMTMDVSLILEPIAMKMEMAIPSQNLKMNSFIKDNTMYIQNPVDNQWVKQSLTDEIAGQFKGYMTNSDATYDAMRNNIDKVDIDEKDGNYIISISKDSEFLKEAMKKQLANTNTAAGQIGNDVKIENIAVKYIVDKNTYLLSSSVVSFDFEMQGMKISMEMDAKMSNINNVTDIVVPEEALNAKEIPHQ from the coding sequence ATGAGAAATTCATTAAAAAAATTGTTATTTGTTGTACTAACTGTATTTTCTGTAATTTTTATAGTTGCTTGTGGAAAAAGTAAAATTGATAAAAAAGAAGTCATAGAAAAATTTATTGCTGCATCTGAAAGCATGAAGAGTGGGGATATGCTTGTAAATATGAAAATGACTCAAAATCAAAATGGTAATAAGAATAATATGGAAATGACAATGGATGTTTCTTTAATTTTAGAACCTATTGCAATGAAAATGGAAATGGCAATACCTTCTCAAAATCTTAAAATGAATTCTTTTATCAAAGATAACACTATGTATATTCAAAATCCAGTGGATAATCAATGGGTTAAGCAATCTCTTACTGATGAAATAGCTGGTCAATTTAAAGGATATATGACTAATTCTGATGCTACTTATGATGCTATGAGAAATAATATAGATAAAGTTGATATTGATGAAAAAGATGGAAATTATATAATTTCAATTTCAAAAGATTCTGAATTCTTAAAAGAAGCGATGAAAAAACAACTTGCAAATACAAATACAGCTGCAGGTCAAATAGGAAATGATGTTAAGATTGAAAATATAGCTGTAAAATATATAGTTGATAAAAATACATATTTACTATCTTCTTCAGTTGTATCTTTTGATTTTGAAATGCAAGGTATGAAAATATCTATGGAAATGGATGCAAAAATGTCTAATATAAATAATGTTACAGATATTGTTGTTCCAGAAGAAGCATTAAATGCAAAAGAAATACCACATCAATAA
- a CDS encoding pyridoxamine 5'-phosphate oxidase family protein, with translation MAKLTDAIKDLILNPVKEGAWTAQLGWIATVREDGAPNIGPKRSCRIYDDATLIWNENTAGEIMKDIERGSKVAVAFANWDKLDGYRFVGTAEVHKEGKYYDEVVEWAKGKMGAPKAAVVFHIEEVYTLKSGPNAGTRID, from the coding sequence ATGGCAAAATTAACAGATGCTATAAAAGATTTAATATTAAATCCAGTTAAAGAAGGAGCTTGGACAGCACAGTTAGGTTGGATTGCAACAGTAAGAGAAGATGGAGCACCAAACATTGGACCAAAAAGATCTTGCCGTATATATGATGACGCGACTTTAATATGGAATGAAAATACAGCTGGAGAAATTATGAAAGATATTGAAAGAGGATCAAAAGTTGCAGTAGCTTTTGCTAATTGGGATAAATTAGATGGATATCGTTTTGTAGGAACAGCTGAAGTTCATAAAGAAGGAAAATACTATGATGAAGTTGTTGAATGGGCAAAAGGGAAAATGGGAGCACCTAAGGCAGCAGTAGTATTCCATATTGAAGAAGTTTATACTTTAAAATCAGGACCAAATGCTGGAACAAGAATAGACTAA
- a CDS encoding PhnE/PtxC family ABC transporter permease, giving the protein MKMTLEKFIKLHKLKTFFKILTIVIVLLLFFFTLNLDFQDYIDGFTRLKGLVVSMMRIDTEDKKIVLFKMFETIVTAFASSFIGVVLAVLCSTFLATNISNKYLARFLTICFSIFRTVPALVMAAILVSLIGIGSFTGFISLLIITFFSATKLLKEYLEEINQAKIQSFRTFGFSKFTFLKSCIYPFSKPYIISLFFLTLESSIRGASVLGMVGAGGIGEELWKNLSFLRYDKVSFIILILLIFIFLTDSLSWFFRKKDSLIKITTYQGYKKNKVISKLITCLILILLVYSLNILYEDTNKISLPIFFERLLVFLKKLTYLDFSYTPKVLVALWQSFLVAFFATFFAAPTAIVISYFASSVTSNKKIAFIIKIFINFIRTFPPVIVAILFFSGFGPGLISGFFALYIYTTGVITKVYVDVLESIETDYGLYGRSLGLKNFYTYLRLWLPSTYTNFVSIFLYRFESNMKNSSVLGMVGAGGIGQLLMNHIAFRNWEKVWVLLIFLIITIILIENLSEYIRNKVNS; this is encoded by the coding sequence ATGAAGATGACATTAGAAAAGTTTATCAAACTTCATAAACTAAAAACTTTTTTTAAAATTTTAACTATTGTAATTGTTTTATTATTATTCTTTTTTACTTTAAATTTAGATTTTCAAGATTATATTGATGGTTTTACTAGGTTAAAAGGTTTAGTTGTTTCAATGATGAGAATAGATACAGAAGACAAAAAAATAGTTTTATTTAAAATGTTTGAAACTATTGTAACTGCCTTTGCATCATCATTTATTGGAGTAGTATTAGCAGTTTTATGTTCAACATTTTTAGCAACTAATATATCAAATAAGTATCTTGCCAGATTTTTAACTATATGTTTCTCTATATTTAGAACTGTACCTGCCTTAGTAATGGCAGCGATACTCGTTAGTCTAATTGGAATAGGAAGCTTTACAGGTTTCATTAGTTTACTTATTATTACATTTTTTTCTGCTACTAAACTATTAAAAGAATATTTAGAAGAAATTAATCAAGCTAAGATACAATCTTTTAGAACTTTTGGTTTTTCAAAATTTACTTTTTTAAAATCTTGTATCTACCCATTTTCAAAACCATATATAATTTCACTTTTTTTCTTAACTTTGGAATCAAGTATAAGAGGTGCAAGTGTGTTAGGAATGGTTGGAGCTGGTGGTATAGGAGAAGAACTTTGGAAAAATTTAAGTTTCTTAAGATACGATAAGGTTTCCTTTATAATTTTAATCTTGTTAATTTTTATATTTTTAACTGATAGTTTAAGTTGGTTTTTTAGAAAAAAAGATAGCCTTATAAAAATTACAACTTATCAAGGATATAAGAAAAATAAAGTTATTTCAAAACTTATCACTTGTTTAATATTAATTTTATTAGTTTATTCATTAAATATTCTATATGAAGATACAAATAAAATTTCTTTGCCCATATTTTTTGAAAGGTTATTAGTATTTTTAAAGAAATTAACTTATTTAGATTTTTCATATACTCCAAAAGTTTTAGTGGCTCTATGGCAAAGCTTTTTAGTAGCCTTCTTTGCAACATTTTTTGCAGCACCTACTGCAATAGTGATAAGTTATTTTGCTAGCTCAGTAACTTCTAATAAAAAGATAGCCTTTATTATAAAAATTTTTATAAACTTTATAAGAACTTTCCCACCTGTAATAGTTGCTATATTATTTTTTAGTGGTTTTGGACCAGGACTTATAAGTGGTTTCTTTGCACTATACATATATACAACTGGTGTTATAACAAAAGTTTATGTAGATGTATTAGAAAGTATTGAAACTGACTATGGTTTATATGGAAGAAGTTTAGGTTTAAAAAATTTTTACACTTATTTAAGACTTTGGTTACCTTCTACTTACACAAACTTTGTTTCAATATTTCTATATAGATTTGAATCTAATATGAAAAATTCAAGTGTGTTAGGAATGGTCGGAGCTGGTGGTATAGGACAACTACTTATGAATCACATAGCTTTTAGAAATTGGGAAAAAGTCTGGGTACTTTTAATATTTTTAATAATTACTATAATTTTAATAGAAAATCTCTCTGAATATATTAGAAATAAAGTCAATAGCTAA
- a CDS encoding formate/nitrite transporter family protein: MADGYKTPPELVDYMIKTGIDKATKPLFKLMLLGIFGGAFIALGGAGNIISGSTLVKTDLGLAKFVGACVFPVGLIMVVILGSELFTSNCLLTVAYTNKKITFTQLIRNIVTVYLFNYVGSFIVAYITVKGGSFNADSLNYLQDIATHKVHSTAYALFIKGILCNVLVCGAVLLSYTAKDTIGKLFGAWFPIMLFVLIGYDHSIANMFYLTAAKLVDSSFEVSLILYNLFYVTLGNFAGGMVIGLPLYFCYYKKQD, encoded by the coding sequence ATGGCTGATGGATACAAAACACCACCTGAATTAGTAGATTACATGATTAAAACAGGAATTGATAAGGCAACAAAGCCTTTATTCAAACTTATGTTACTTGGAATTTTTGGAGGAGCTTTTATAGCCTTAGGAGGAGCAGGAAATATTATATCAGGTTCAACTTTGGTAAAAACTGATCTAGGACTAGCAAAATTTGTAGGAGCTTGTGTATTTCCAGTTGGACTTATTATGGTTGTAATTCTTGGTTCTGAATTATTTACAAGCAATTGTTTGCTTACAGTTGCTTATACTAATAAGAAAATTACATTTACCCAACTTATTAGAAATATTGTAACAGTTTATCTTTTTAATTATGTGGGAAGTTTTATTGTAGCATATATAACAGTAAAAGGTGGAAGTTTTAATGCCGATTCATTAAATTATTTACAAGATATAGCCACTCATAAAGTTCATTCTACTGCTTATGCACTTTTTATAAAAGGAATACTATGTAATGTACTTGTATGTGGAGCAGTGCTTCTTAGCTACACAGCAAAAGATACTATTGGGAAATTATTTGGAGCTTGGTTTCCAATAATGTTATTTGTTCTTATCGGATACGATCACTCAATAGCAAATATGTTTTATTTAACAGCAGCAAAATTAGTTGATTCAAGTTTTGAAGTTTCTTTAATACTTTATAATTTATTCTATGTAACACTTGGAAATTTTGCTGGTGGAATGGTTATTGGATTACCACTATATTTCTGCTATTACAAAAAACAAGATTAA
- a CDS encoding acyl-CoA dehydratase activase, giving the protein MHYKIGIDVGSTTLKTVILNEKDEIIEKSYQRHFSKVREMTLNHFKSLQELLKGKKFKLAITGSAGLGISKDYGIPFVQEVFSTAGAVKKCYPQTDIVIELGGEDAKILFLQGSIEERMNGTCAGGTGAFIDQMATLLDMEVSELDKISFAHERIYPIASRCGVFAKTDVQPLLNQGAKKADIAASIYQAVVEQTITGLAQGRPIKGTVLFLGGPLYFLKGLQERFVEVLKLSKEEAIFPELAPYFVALGSAYFADTVDEEFEYDEVVQLLSQKKEKKVEHLEKPLFTSEKEYEAFLKRHKKISVPTRDITTYSGKAYLGLDSGSTTIKVVLLDEEENILYRYYSSSKGNPVSLFLEQLKKIRELCAERIEIVSSAVTGYGEELMQVAFGVDIGIVETIAHYTAAKHFNPDVDFIIDIGGQDIKCFHIKDGAIDSIVLNEACSSGCGSFLETFAKSLGYSMQDFAKKAIFSKSPAELGSRCTVFMNSSVKQAQKDGAETEDISAGLARSVVKNAIFKVIRARDVNELGKHIVVQGGTFLNDAVLRSFEQEIGREVLRPEISELMGAYGAALYGKKIQKEKSKLLNLTELENFQHISSSGMCKLCTNHCQLTINTFTNGQKFISGNKCERGAGKKLQSDLPNMVAYKNQLFNAIPLKGGGRARIGLPRVLNIYEMLPFWAELFRSLNCDVVLSSVSNRKIYMKGQNTIPSDTVCYPAKLVHGHIIDLLEKDLDAIFYPCMSYTFDEGISDNCYNCPIVAYYPELIQANIPDITKTHFLYPHLGIENHSLFAERMYEEFKNIIPKLSKKEMEKATENAFKTYYEYRENIRQEGTRILKFAMENNHPVIILASRPYHIDPEINHGLDRLLNSLQFVVVTEDALYPVEGKLTIKILNQWGFHARMYNAAKYVSQHKNMELVHLVSFGCGIDAITTDEIHDILRSNNKLYTQLKIDEVNNLGAAKIRLRSLQATMKEREM; this is encoded by the coding sequence TTGCATTATAAAATTGGAATTGATGTTGGCTCAACAACATTAAAGACTGTTATTTTAAACGAAAAAGATGAAATTATTGAAAAAAGTTATCAAAGACATTTCTCCAAAGTAAGAGAAATGACTTTAAATCATTTTAAAAGTTTACAAGAACTACTAAAAGGAAAAAAATTTAAATTAGCTATTACAGGATCAGCAGGACTTGGAATTTCTAAAGATTATGGAATTCCTTTTGTACAGGAAGTATTTTCAACAGCTGGAGCAGTAAAAAAATGTTACCCTCAAACTGATATTGTTATTGAGTTAGGTGGAGAAGATGCAAAAATTTTATTCTTACAAGGAAGTATAGAAGAAAGAATGAATGGAACTTGTGCGGGAGGAACAGGAGCATTCATTGATCAAATGGCTACTCTTTTAGATATGGAAGTTTCAGAATTAGATAAAATTAGTTTTGCTCATGAAAGAATTTATCCTATTGCATCTCGTTGTGGAGTTTTTGCAAAAACAGATGTACAACCTCTTCTAAATCAAGGGGCTAAAAAAGCGGATATTGCAGCTAGTATTTATCAAGCAGTTGTGGAACAAACAATAACAGGTCTTGCTCAAGGAAGACCTATTAAAGGAACTGTTCTCTTCTTAGGGGGACCTCTTTATTTTTTGAAAGGCTTACAGGAAAGATTTGTTGAGGTATTAAAACTTTCAAAAGAAGAAGCAATTTTTCCAGAATTAGCTCCCTATTTCGTAGCATTAGGAAGTGCATACTTTGCAGATACTGTGGATGAAGAATTTGAATATGATGAAGTAGTTCAATTATTATCTCAAAAAAAAGAAAAGAAAGTTGAACATTTAGAAAAACCTTTATTTACTTCTGAAAAAGAATATGAAGCTTTTTTGAAAAGACATAAAAAGATAAGTGTTCCCACTAGAGATATTACTACATATTCAGGAAAAGCTTATTTAGGATTGGACTCTGGTTCTACAACTATAAAAGTAGTTCTTTTAGATGAAGAAGAAAATATTTTATATCGTTACTACTCATCTTCCAAAGGAAACCCTGTTTCTCTATTCTTAGAACAATTAAAAAAAATCCGAGAGCTTTGTGCTGAAAGAATTGAAATTGTATCTAGTGCAGTAACAGGTTATGGTGAAGAATTAATGCAAGTTGCTTTTGGAGTTGATATTGGGATTGTAGAGACGATAGCTCACTATACAGCAGCAAAGCATTTTAATCCAGATGTAGATTTTATTATTGACATTGGAGGACAGGATATTAAATGTTTTCATATTAAAGATGGAGCTATTGATTCTATTGTTTTAAATGAAGCCTGCTCCTCTGGTTGTGGGTCTTTTTTAGAAACATTTGCTAAATCCTTGGGATATAGTATGCAAGATTTTGCAAAAAAAGCTATTTTTTCAAAATCTCCTGCTGAACTAGGTTCTCGTTGTACTGTATTTATGAATTCTTCTGTCAAACAAGCACAAAAAGATGGAGCTGAAACAGAAGACATTTCAGCAGGTCTAGCTAGAAGTGTTGTTAAAAATGCTATTTTTAAAGTAATTCGTGCTCGTGATGTAAATGAATTAGGAAAACATATTGTGGTACAAGGAGGGACATTTTTAAATGATGCTGTACTGCGCTCTTTTGAACAAGAAATCGGGAGAGAAGTATTAAGACCAGAAATCTCAGAATTAATGGGAGCTTATGGTGCTGCTTTATATGGAAAAAAAATTCAAAAGGAAAAATCAAAATTATTAAATTTAACAGAGCTAGAAAATTTTCAACATATTTCTTCATCAGGAATGTGTAAGTTATGTACTAACCACTGTCAATTGACAATTAATACTTTTACAAATGGACAAAAATTTATTAGTGGAAATAAATGTGAACGAGGGGCTGGAAAGAAATTACAAAGTGATTTACCAAATATGGTTGCTTACAAAAATCAGCTTTTTAATGCTATTCCCTTAAAGGGTGGTGGAAGAGCGAGAATTGGACTACCTAGAGTTTTAAATATTTATGAAATGTTACCCTTCTGGGCAGAATTGTTTCGTTCTTTGAATTGTGATGTTGTTCTCTCAAGTGTATCAAATCGTAAGATTTATATGAAGGGACAAAATACTATTCCATCAGATACTGTTTGTTACCCAGCAAAGTTGGTACATGGACATATTATTGATTTATTGGAAAAAGATTTAGATGCTATTTTTTATCCTTGTATGAGTTATACTTTTGATGAAGGAATTTCAGATAATTGTTATAACTGCCCCATAGTTGCTTACTATCCTGAGTTAATACAAGCTAATATCCCTGATATAACAAAAACACATTTTTTGTATCCACATTTAGGGATTGAAAATCATAGTTTGTTTGCAGAAAGAATGTATGAAGAATTTAAAAATATTATTCCAAAATTGAGTAAAAAGGAAATGGAGAAAGCAACAGAAAATGCTTTTAAAACATATTATGAATATAGGGAAAATATACGCCAAGAAGGAACTAGGATACTAAAATTTGCAATGGAAAACAATCACCCTGTAATTATTTTAGCTTCTAGACCTTACCATATTGATCCAGAAATCAACCATGGATTAGATAGACTTTTAAATTCTTTACAATTTGTAGTTGTAACAGAAGATGCTTTATATCCTGTTGAAGGAAAATTAACTATAAAAATATTAAATCAATGGGGATTTCATGCAAGAATGTATAATGCTGCAAAATATGTAAGTCAGCATAAAAATATGGAATTAGTCCATTTGGTTAGTTTTGGTTGTGGAATAGATGCTATTACCACAGATGAAATTCATGATATTTTGCGTTCTAATAACAAATTATATACACAATTAAAAATTGATGAAGTAAATAATTTAGGAGCAGCAAAAATAAGATTAAGGAGCTTACAAGCTACTATGAAAGAAAGAGAGATGTAA